AACAGCGCGTCCTCGGCGAACACCAGACCCGCGACCACGAGGTAGATCACGGGGCCGGACAGCCCGCTGAGCCAGTCGGTCACGACGTGCACCCGCCGACTCCTTCCCGCACCGGTCCGCCGGGGCGGTCCACGCGTACGTCGCCCCGGAGGACGGCGGGTTCCCCCGAGCGGCCTCGCGCAATCCGGCCGGCTCACTCGCGTGGCGGGACGCCGCCGGTGGTGTGCGTCAGGCCGGGCCCAGCAGGGCCGCGAGCGTGGTGAGCACGCCGTGCTCGGTGTGCGCGGGCGCGTGGTGGCGGGCGCGGAGCTTGATCTCCGGGTGGGCGTTGGCCATGGCGAAGGACCAGGTGGCCGTGTCGAGCATCTCCGCGTCGTTGAGGTAGTCCCCGAAGACCACCGTCTGCTCCGGCGTGATGCCGAGGCGCCGCTGGAGACCGCGTACGGCGGCGCCCTTGTTCGCGGTCGGGTTCATCACGTCGATCCAGTGCTCGCCGGACAGGACGACCTGGTGGGTGAGTCCGTACGGCTTCAGCGCGGGCGCGGTGCCCTCCTCGGCGCGGCCGAAGTCGTAGAAGGCGAGCTTGATGAGGTCGTCGTCGACGGCGGTGACGTCCTCGACCTGCTCCAGGCGCGCGTAGTACTTCCGTACCTCGGCGAGGAAGGCGGCGTCGGCGCGCTCGACGTAGGCGGACTTCTTGCCGCACACCACCGTGCCGACGTCGACTCCCTGCGCGGGCAGTTC
The DNA window shown above is from Streptomyces sp. NBC_00670 and carries:
- a CDS encoding Cof-type HAD-IIB family hydrolase; the protein is MTSPHHPTPPSSPLSEARPDIRLVVTDMDGTLLDGEGRIPEDFWPLLRRMERRGIVFCPASGRQYATLREQFRRAAADTVFIAENGTYVVQDGRELSSDVLDRDVVTEVVGAMRELPAQGVDVGTVVCGKKSAYVERADAAFLAEVRKYYARLEQVEDVTAVDDDLIKLAFYDFGRAEEGTAPALKPYGLTHQVVLSGEHWIDVMNPTANKGAAVRGLQRRLGITPEQTVVFGDYLNDAEMLDTATWSFAMANAHPEIKLRARHHAPAHTEHGVLTTLAALLGPA